In the genome of Leptospira tipperaryensis, one region contains:
- a CDS encoding SRPBCC family protein, whose translation MNITGNLKLIPKGDLEIVMTREFDAPRKTVFETFTKPDFVRRWLLGPPGWSMDVCEIDLRVGGKYRYVWRHEDGRIMGMGGVYQEIQKPERIVHTEVFDETWYSGESLITTVLIEKDGKTFMTATMKYESVEARDSVVHSPMEGGVAMSYARLDEVLSSTQI comes from the coding sequence ATGAATATTACCGGAAATCTAAAACTGATTCCGAAAGGAGATCTGGAAATCGTCATGACCCGCGAATTCGACGCGCCTCGCAAGACGGTTTTTGAAACCTTCACAAAACCGGATTTCGTCAGACGTTGGCTTTTGGGTCCGCCTGGTTGGTCTATGGATGTTTGCGAAATCGATCTTAGGGTCGGCGGTAAGTATCGTTATGTTTGGAGACACGAAGACGGAAGAATTATGGGAATGGGCGGAGTCTATCAAGAAATTCAAAAACCGGAAAGGATCGTTCACACCGAAGTTTTTGACGAGACTTGGTATTCCGGAGAATCTCTGATCACTACCGTCCTGATCGAAAAGGACGGAAAGACATTTATGACGGCGACGATGAAATACGAATCTGTGGAAGCAAGGGATTCCGTCGTACACTCTCCTATGGAAGGTGGAGTTGCGATGAGTTACGCGAGACTCGACGAAGTTCTTTCGTCCACACAAATTTAA
- a CDS encoding glycoside hydrolase family 25 protein: MNPKILLSVVFIVCLLFGGYKALDSGRIWFVYPSEQKYPLRGIDVSHHQGKIDWSRVPKSEISFVYIKSTEGAEFQDPSFQTNWKEARRAGFPVGAYHFFTLCRTGIEQAENFIRRVPKESDSLPPVLDLEFMGNCKERPKQQNVQKEIQDYLTRVDSYYGKKTILYLTFEFIDQYIGEEFFQHRIWIRDIYKHPNTFSDIPWVLWQYKNRGRIPGIEEYVDLNAVNGSLESLFSKN; encoded by the coding sequence ATGAATCCGAAAATTCTACTCTCAGTCGTATTCATCGTCTGCTTATTGTTTGGCGGATACAAAGCTCTGGACTCGGGAAGAATCTGGTTTGTATATCCTTCGGAACAAAAGTATCCGTTACGCGGAATCGACGTGTCACACCATCAGGGAAAGATCGATTGGAGTCGAGTTCCAAAATCGGAAATTTCTTTTGTATATATCAAGTCCACCGAGGGAGCGGAATTTCAGGATCCTTCCTTCCAAACAAATTGGAAGGAAGCAAGAAGGGCGGGCTTCCCCGTGGGCGCGTATCATTTTTTCACGCTCTGCAGAACCGGAATCGAACAAGCCGAGAATTTTATAAGACGAGTTCCGAAAGAATCGGATTCTCTTCCGCCGGTTCTGGATCTGGAATTTATGGGAAATTGTAAGGAAAGACCCAAGCAGCAAAACGTACAAAAGGAAATCCAAGACTATCTTACGAGAGTGGATTCCTATTACGGTAAAAAGACGATTTTATATTTAACTTTCGAATTTATAGATCAGTATATTGGAGAAGAATTCTTCCAACACAGGATTTGGATCCGAGATATTTACAAACATCCGAATACATTCTCCGATATTCCTTGGGTTTTATGGCAATATAAGAATCGAGGAAGAATCCCCGGGATCGAAGAATACGTAGATCTGAACGCGGTGAACGGAAGTTTAGAATCCTTATTTTCCAAAAACTGA
- a CDS encoding nuclear transport factor 2 family protein, with product MPTSETLERFIALVEENKHDVAIEEFYTENSSMQENQAAPRVGRRLHVANEKKVLSRVKTLTSQCVRPVFVNGDKVVIRWIFHFEWKDGTSMHMEELAYQRWEGELIAEETFFYDPAQRLPIPAKGSE from the coding sequence ATGCCGACCTCGGAAACCTTAGAACGTTTTATCGCCCTCGTGGAAGAAAATAAACACGATGTCGCGATTGAAGAATTTTATACTGAGAATTCTTCAATGCAGGAGAATCAAGCTGCCCCTCGAGTTGGCCGAAGGCTTCACGTCGCGAACGAAAAGAAAGTTCTTTCACGAGTGAAAACGTTAACCTCACAGTGTGTTCGTCCGGTGTTTGTTAACGGAGATAAGGTGGTGATTCGATGGATCTTTCACTTTGAATGGAAGGACGGAACTTCTATGCACATGGAAGAGTTGGCCTATCAGCGCTGGGAAGGGGAACTGATCGCGGAAGAAACTTTTTTCTATGATCCGGCTCAACGTCTTCCGATTCCTGCAAAGGGTTCCGAATAA
- a CDS encoding TPM domain-containing protein, with product MKFRILLVLFFAFSLLASSSIYSGIQKNSKADCSHDYANKLSVETKSMINLLCNSLYMETKFRLEVVIVALLDNLTEEEYAVKYFQKYAQSDISFSEYGIVVLISFSDRKIRIELGKIAAEKMSNSEAKEIIEKDFIPYFRQGQLNPGVSNGVKAIVDWFSIH from the coding sequence ATGAAATTTAGAATTCTTTTGGTCTTATTTTTTGCTTTTTCTCTCTTGGCTTCTTCTTCCATTTATAGCGGGATTCAAAAAAACTCAAAAGCGGATTGTTCCCATGACTACGCAAATAAACTTTCCGTAGAAACAAAGTCGATGATCAATCTACTTTGTAATTCTCTTTATATGGAAACAAAATTCAGATTGGAAGTTGTCATCGTAGCCTTACTGGATAATCTCACCGAAGAAGAATACGCAGTAAAGTATTTTCAAAAATACGCGCAAAGTGATATCTCATTTTCTGAATATGGAATCGTAGTCTTGATTTCTTTTAGTGATCGTAAAATCCGAATCGAATTGGGGAAAATCGCCGCTGAAAAAATGTCCAACTCGGAAGCGAAGGAAATCATCGAAAAAGATTTTATTCCTTACTTCCGTCAAGGACAATTGAACCCGGGAGTTTCCAACGGGGTCAAGGCCATCGTAGATTGGTTTTCCATACACTGA
- a CDS encoding glycoside hydrolase family 3 N-terminal domain-containing protein, giving the protein MFSVGFFAITFLIRDPLLLKVRSISQYAVIITAILSTFLYWIYFRKHNDRFVRIVSILSFSIIWMGALNSTCREFSFQQRKKAVLTTDPKLLRKYAEHIVVGYTNETDLENFLKIPFAGFFLTSHNLLGINLEEFKKRIENIQKNRSELGYSIALISSDQEGGVVSRLSPPLKHPASLLELYETFKNDPDLKNKIRGNLLEKAKDLRETGVNFNFSPVADLKEENSNLLDFYSRIHSRAISKDPQVVSELVRIYSEVMIENRILPTLKHFPGIGSVPEDTHFFSGYVKRTKAEMENKDLVPFIDTLKELKPIAVMLSHSFWKELDAVNPVSLSKFVVTEYLRKEISESAILITDDLNMFPVYYRPGGIAKASKDSLEAGVDLLLISYDGEQVYEVLYELLHSEPNDFLDEILKQSNLRLKEMYKVILEQGSI; this is encoded by the coding sequence TTGTTTTCTGTCGGATTCTTCGCGATCACCTTTTTGATCCGCGACCCTCTTTTGCTCAAAGTCCGATCCATAAGTCAATACGCGGTCATTATCACCGCGATTCTTTCCACATTCCTCTATTGGATTTACTTCAGAAAACATAACGACCGTTTCGTTCGGATCGTTTCCATTCTTTCTTTCTCGATCATCTGGATGGGGGCTCTCAACTCGACTTGTAGAGAATTTTCCTTTCAACAAAGAAAAAAAGCCGTGCTTACGACGGATCCTAAACTCTTACGGAAATACGCGGAACATATCGTCGTCGGATATACAAACGAAACGGATCTGGAGAATTTTTTAAAGATCCCCTTCGCAGGTTTTTTTCTCACTTCGCATAATCTTCTTGGAATCAACCTCGAAGAATTTAAAAAACGAATTGAGAATATTCAAAAAAACAGAAGTGAACTCGGCTATTCGATCGCACTGATCTCTTCCGATCAGGAAGGAGGAGTTGTGTCCAGACTTTCCCCTCCTCTCAAGCATCCCGCTTCTTTATTAGAATTGTATGAAACCTTTAAGAACGATCCCGATCTTAAAAATAAGATTCGGGGAAATCTCTTAGAAAAAGCAAAAGACCTCAGGGAAACGGGAGTAAATTTTAACTTTAGTCCCGTCGCGGATTTAAAAGAAGAGAATTCGAATCTTCTTGATTTTTATAGCAGAATTCATAGTCGAGCGATTTCGAAAGACCCGCAAGTCGTCTCGGAACTCGTAAGAATTTATTCGGAAGTTATGATCGAGAATCGGATTCTCCCGACGTTAAAACATTTTCCGGGAATCGGTTCCGTACCCGAAGACACTCATTTTTTTAGCGGCTATGTAAAACGAACCAAAGCGGAAATGGAAAACAAGGATCTTGTGCCGTTCATCGATACTTTGAAAGAATTAAAACCCATCGCCGTTATGTTATCACATTCTTTCTGGAAAGAATTGGACGCGGTAAACCCGGTTTCCTTATCCAAGTTCGTGGTCACCGAATATCTGAGAAAAGAAATTTCAGAATCTGCGATCTTGATTACGGACGACCTCAACATGTTTCCGGTCTATTATCGTCCCGGCGGAATCGCAAAAGCAAGTAAAGACAGTTTGGAAGCGGGCGTCGATCTACTTCTGATTTCTTACGATGGAGAACAGGTCTACGAAGTTTTGTACGAGCTCCTACACTCGGAACCTAACGACTTTTTAGACGAAATTCTGAAACAAAGCAATCTTCGACTGAAAGAGATGTACAAAGTGATTCTTGAGCAAGGATCTATCTAA
- a CDS encoding PAS domain S-box protein, with product MGSIVDNSDRNYEFIKNEAKEVQIVLQILDLFSKVISGEIRADKALANVLDTISSFSDWNRAEIWMIDDTSKTFHLKAIHRTDKKIEESFAKESKKVSVPASEGFLLRLLGEQKSIWSYDPNDEIRYEHVSRSLDPISKTILGIPIPSQKKIAGAIVLYSDQIKTLEHEKFISLIENVAYQLGVLIPEKAEVSFPHRDEERIGRVLENMPVMFFSVDEQFRILSWNHECENVTGYTKEEVLGKDRFFKDQLLGIQEGDNPSEFYHQSVDSDFKNWELDLKSKAGKTKTIAMSNISTEFPIAGWRHWFVGVDVTLTKEVERNLKSSLKELSDFHTALNAVSIVAITDKLGNIIYVNQNFCNISGYSKNELLGRNHRIINSSYHPKEFFTALWKTISKGKIWKGEIKNKSKDGKFYWVDTTISPILDENGKPYQYLAIRNDITERKETEEKARLAENNLKTLQDRMSPHFLFNTLSIIHSYLQTNSELADSAILMLADNYRFLIDNAQRALIPFDVEWEFMENYMKLLKLRFSDFLDIEVVKKGDFSKCQLPPLTLQPIVENSYIHGIRNQKGGGKISVEATIEGNRTRIQIRDNGKGIEKTENFYSRTINNISERLKFYLYESEVKIENHVDGGTVVTVDFDTPKNEQLGKLN from the coding sequence ATGGGATCGATCGTCGATAATTCGGATCGCAATTATGAATTTATAAAAAACGAGGCGAAAGAAGTCCAAATCGTATTACAGATTTTGGATCTTTTCTCAAAAGTGATCTCCGGTGAAATCCGCGCAGATAAGGCTCTTGCAAACGTTTTAGATACGATTTCCTCTTTTTCCGATTGGAACAGAGCCGAAATTTGGATGATCGACGACACTTCGAAGACCTTTCATCTCAAAGCGATTCATAGAACCGATAAAAAAATCGAGGAATCGTTCGCTAAAGAATCCAAAAAAGTTTCAGTTCCCGCATCGGAAGGTTTTCTTCTGCGTCTGCTCGGCGAACAAAAAAGTATCTGGAGCTACGATCCGAACGACGAAATTCGATATGAACACGTTAGCCGCTCCTTAGATCCTATCAGTAAAACCATTTTAGGAATTCCGATTCCTTCTCAAAAGAAAATCGCGGGCGCTATCGTTCTTTATTCCGATCAGATCAAAACTCTCGAACACGAAAAATTCATTTCTTTGATCGAGAACGTCGCTTATCAATTGGGTGTTTTGATTCCGGAAAAAGCCGAAGTTTCGTTTCCTCACAGAGACGAGGAAAGAATCGGACGGGTTCTTGAGAATATGCCGGTGATGTTTTTTTCCGTAGACGAACAGTTCCGAATTCTTTCTTGGAACCACGAGTGTGAGAACGTTACGGGATATACAAAAGAAGAAGTTCTCGGCAAAGATCGTTTTTTTAAGGATCAGCTTTTAGGAATTCAAGAAGGCGACAATCCATCCGAATTCTATCATCAGAGCGTGGATTCCGATTTTAAAAATTGGGAACTGGACCTCAAATCGAAAGCGGGAAAAACAAAAACGATCGCGATGTCCAATATTTCCACGGAGTTTCCGATCGCAGGATGGAGACATTGGTTTGTTGGAGTCGACGTCACTCTCACCAAGGAAGTGGAACGAAATTTAAAAAGTTCCCTCAAAGAATTATCCGATTTTCATACCGCCTTGAACGCGGTTTCCATCGTGGCGATCACGGATAAACTTGGAAACATCATCTATGTAAATCAGAACTTTTGCAATATCAGCGGCTATTCTAAGAATGAGCTCTTGGGAAGAAATCATCGGATTATCAATTCGAGTTATCATCCGAAAGAATTTTTTACCGCGCTTTGGAAGACGATTTCCAAGGGAAAAATTTGGAAAGGAGAGATCAAAAATAAATCCAAGGACGGGAAGTTCTATTGGGTGGATACTACGATTTCTCCTATTTTGGACGAAAACGGCAAACCGTATCAATATCTTGCGATTCGAAACGATATCACGGAACGAAAAGAGACCGAAGAGAAGGCGAGATTGGCCGAAAACAATCTCAAAACGCTTCAGGATCGAATGAGTCCGCACTTTTTGTTCAACACGTTGAGTATCATTCATTCTTATTTGCAGACGAATTCGGAACTCGCGGATTCCGCGATTTTGATGCTCGCGGATAATTACAGATTTCTAATAGACAATGCGCAGAGGGCGCTCATTCCTTTCGACGTAGAATGGGAGTTTATGGAGAATTATATGAAACTTCTCAAACTCAGATTCTCCGATTTTCTGGATATCGAAGTCGTAAAAAAAGGCGACTTTAGCAAGTGTCAACTTCCGCCTCTCACCTTACAGCCGATCGTCGAAAATTCTTACATACATGGAATTCGAAATCAAAAGGGCGGAGGAAAAATTTCAGTCGAGGCCACGATAGAAGGAAATCGTACTCGAATACAAATTCGCGACAACGGAAAGGGAATCGAGAAGACTGAAAATTTTTATTCGAGAACCATAAATAATATCTCGGAACGTCTTAAATTTTATCTTTACGAATCGGAAGTAAAAATTGAAAATCACGTCGACGGAGGAACGGTTGTGACCGTCGATTTTGATACCCCGAAGAACGAACAATTGGGAAAGTTAAACTGA
- a CDS encoding ArsR/SmtB family transcription factor, producing MNSTLETSNRLDVTFAALSDPTRRAILARLAAGETSVMELAKPFAMSQPAISKHLKVLEQAGLISRGREAQKRPRRIHAKPLAEAFDWLEKYRKFWEGSFEQLDVLLEELKTKKKKTNTFRRTQ from the coding sequence ATGAATTCTACACTTGAAACTTCTAATCGTCTGGACGTTACGTTTGCGGCGCTTTCCGACCCTACTCGACGCGCGATCCTTGCCCGTTTGGCTGCGGGAGAAACTTCCGTAATGGAGTTAGCCAAGCCGTTTGCGATGAGTCAACCCGCGATCTCAAAACATCTCAAGGTGTTGGAACAAGCGGGTTTGATTTCAAGAGGACGAGAGGCACAGAAACGACCGAGAAGAATTCACGCCAAACCTCTTGCAGAAGCGTTTGATTGGCTGGAAAAATATCGCAAGTTCTGGGAAGGAAGTTTTGAACAACTCGACGTTCTTTTAGAAGAACTCAAGACAAAGAAGAAGAAAACAAATACATTCAGGAGAACCCAATGA
- a CDS encoding LytR/AlgR family response regulator transcription factor: MASPNKEWKAIIVEDEAPTRDLLINFCLSRPELKLCKVAKDGEEAFQFLQEESFDLAFLDINLPVMSGLEVLEKLENPPYVIFVTAFRDKAIDAFELGALDYLLKPFSKDRFFKAVDRAIEFLQNKRNQSSGNVFNEHGLFILEKENYFLVPYTDIIYIASRDNFSVIHTEEREYITYKSLKSLEAKLPSNQFIRIYKQYIINLQKLSHLQSDTMGNYVVYLKDDDETQLPVGRKYIAKIKELL, from the coding sequence ATGGCAAGTCCGAATAAAGAATGGAAAGCGATCATTGTCGAAGACGAAGCGCCGACTCGAGATCTACTCATCAACTTTTGCCTCTCTCGACCCGAATTAAAACTTTGTAAAGTAGCAAAGGACGGAGAAGAGGCCTTTCAATTTCTCCAAGAAGAATCCTTTGATCTTGCGTTTCTTGATATCAATCTTCCCGTGATGTCCGGATTGGAAGTTCTCGAAAAATTGGAGAACCCGCCGTACGTAATTTTTGTAACCGCGTTTCGCGATAAGGCGATCGACGCTTTCGAGTTAGGCGCTCTTGATTATCTTTTAAAACCGTTCTCAAAAGATCGTTTTTTCAAAGCGGTGGACCGCGCGATCGAGTTTCTTCAGAACAAAAGAAATCAAAGTTCAGGAAACGTATTTAATGAACACGGATTGTTCATTCTTGAAAAAGAAAATTATTTCCTCGTCCCTTACACGGATATAATCTATATCGCGTCCCGCGATAATTTCAGCGTGATTCATACCGAAGAAAGGGAATACATCACATACAAATCTTTGAAGAGCTTAGAAGCAAAACTGCCTTCCAATCAGTTCATACGAATTTATAAACAATACATCATCAATCTTCAGAAACTTTCTCACCTCCAGAGTGATACGATGGGAAACTACGTTGTCTACCTTAAGGACGACGACGAAACTCAACTTCCGGTCGGTCGAAAGTATATCGCTAAGATCAAAGAACTGCTCTGA
- a CDS encoding Hsp20/alpha crystallin family protein: MNSVTKHPHRSQSLTGFDHFFRNWPDWNDLFHNDWVSHVPAVNVKRNSTGYELDFAAPGLDKKDFNIDIDGEMLTISAEKESENKEEDKQFSKREYNYSSFSRSFTLPDTVDRSKISAKYESGVLKLNLPKKEGVTKTNPVKIGVQ, encoded by the coding sequence ATGAATAGCGTTACAAAACACCCGCATCGCTCTCAGAGCCTTACCGGGTTCGATCATTTTTTTCGTAATTGGCCGGATTGGAATGATCTCTTCCACAACGACTGGGTCTCGCATGTCCCTGCGGTAAACGTCAAAAGAAATTCGACCGGTTACGAATTGGATTTTGCCGCCCCTGGATTGGATAAAAAAGATTTTAACATAGACATCGACGGAGAAATGCTTACGATCAGCGCCGAAAAAGAATCCGAAAACAAAGAAGAAGACAAACAGTTCAGCAAAAGAGAATACAACTATTCTTCCTTTAGTCGTTCTTTTACGTTACCGGATACTGTCGATCGATCCAAAATCTCCGCAAAATACGAAAGCGGTGTCCTCAAATTAAATCTTCCCAAAAAAGAAGGAGTAACAAAAACAAATCCGGTTAAAATCGGAGTTCAATAA
- a CDS encoding VOC family protein produces MKKITPFLWFNGNLGEAIDFYTSIFQNSKVEHVSKNGDKVMSATFHLEGQDFLALDGGPHFTFSPAISFFVNCETQEEIDEFWEKLSKNGEAQRCGWLKDKFGLSWQIIPSVLGKFLQNEDREKANRVMQAMLQMNKLDIKKLTEAFDQK; encoded by the coding sequence ATGAAAAAGATAACACCTTTTCTTTGGTTCAACGGCAATCTGGGAGAAGCGATCGACTTTTATACTTCCATCTTTCAGAATTCGAAGGTCGAGCACGTTTCAAAAAACGGAGACAAGGTCATGAGCGCAACCTTTCATCTCGAAGGGCAAGACTTCTTGGCCTTGGACGGAGGTCCGCACTTTACATTCTCTCCTGCGATTTCTTTTTTCGTGAATTGTGAAACACAGGAAGAGATCGATGAATTTTGGGAGAAACTTTCCAAAAACGGAGAAGCACAGAGATGCGGCTGGCTCAAGGACAAGTTCGGTCTTTCTTGGCAGATTATCCCTTCGGTCCTTGGTAAATTCTTACAAAACGAGGACCGAGAAAAGGCAAACCGAGTGATGCAAGCGATGCTTCAGATGAACAAACTCGATATCAAAAAGCTCACGGAAGCCTTTGATCAAAAATAA
- a CDS encoding FecR family protein: MKKIWILAAFVCVSLLFSQCKNKSSDPMKGAITFVKGTVSIQRGDQKIAAAVAQEIQNGDVLITGPKSVVTIVFGENSSVIEIQSDSQFRLKQESNETVFFQDRGSSWLLSNKLLKGDKLSVHTPTTTAGVRGTKFFTAIHEDMTFTCHCEGQIELENIVNHSKKVNESDYLAVTRGSKTIYLTPEDLQGANIAYSHNHSEIEKSPVGAQSQMTPTQVQTLLGLIKKKLDAP; the protein is encoded by the coding sequence ATGAAGAAAATATGGATACTGGCGGCTTTCGTTTGTGTAAGCCTCTTATTCTCTCAGTGTAAGAACAAATCTTCGGACCCGATGAAGGGTGCGATCACTTTTGTAAAAGGAACCGTGTCGATTCAGCGCGGAGATCAAAAGATAGCGGCTGCAGTTGCCCAGGAAATTCAGAACGGCGACGTTTTGATTACGGGGCCTAAATCAGTCGTAACGATCGTTTTTGGAGAAAATTCTTCAGTGATTGAAATTCAATCGGATTCTCAGTTTCGTTTGAAACAAGAGTCGAACGAAACTGTCTTTTTTCAAGATCGAGGAAGTTCTTGGCTGCTCTCCAATAAATTATTGAAAGGGGATAAACTCAGCGTTCATACTCCTACCACGACGGCGGGAGTTCGAGGAACTAAGTTTTTTACGGCGATTCACGAAGACATGACTTTTACCTGTCATTGCGAGGGCCAGATTGAATTGGAGAATATCGTCAACCATTCCAAAAAAGTAAACGAATCCGATTATCTCGCGGTCACTCGTGGATCCAAAACGATCTATCTCACACCGGAAGATCTTCAAGGCGCAAATATCGCTTATTCTCACAATCATAGCGAGATCGAAAAATCTCCGGTGGGAGCTCAAAGTCAAATGACTCCTACTCAAGTGCAAACGTTGTTAGGCCTTATTAAAAAGAAGTTAGACGCTCCTTGA
- a CDS encoding Crp/Fnr family transcriptional regulator, translated as MSALTAKRVSEENEVSGKKKRLELVPKYELTDSQNMKHFEKNALLFSEGDTSNGFYIVRKGYVRSFRHSKANDKQQTFKIHYPGSWVGFRDAVTGGTYLHDAVALEDTEVQFVSQFEIQELLHTNREFSDMAFDKMTQECVEAENKIYSMGIRHTHAKLSEFLLERMKEVGVEIELPFTRDVLASIIGATTETLVRALSDFKCRGWVEIEKRKILIKNETALISLLD; from the coding sequence ATGAGCGCACTAACAGCCAAACGTGTTTCCGAAGAGAACGAAGTTTCCGGTAAGAAAAAACGTCTCGAGTTGGTTCCAAAATACGAATTAACCGATTCCCAAAATATGAAACATTTTGAGAAGAACGCCCTTCTTTTTTCGGAAGGAGATACCTCGAACGGATTTTACATCGTGCGCAAAGGTTACGTTCGTTCTTTCCGACATTCCAAAGCAAACGATAAACAACAAACGTTTAAGATTCATTATCCAGGAAGCTGGGTCGGCTTTAGAGACGCTGTGACAGGTGGAACCTATTTGCACGACGCAGTCGCTTTGGAAGATACTGAAGTTCAATTTGTATCTCAATTTGAAATTCAAGAATTATTACATACAAACCGAGAGTTCAGCGATATGGCTTTCGACAAGATGACTCAAGAATGTGTCGAAGCCGAAAACAAAATCTATTCGATGGGAATCCGTCACACACACGCGAAATTATCCGAATTCCTTTTAGAAAGAATGAAAGAAGTGGGAGTTGAAATCGAACTTCCTTTTACAAGAGACGTGCTCGCTTCTATCATCGGCGCTACCACGGAGACATTGGTAAGAGCTCTTTCCGATTTTAAATGCAGAGGATGGGTCGAAATCGAAAAGAGAAAGATTCTGATCAAAAACGAAACGGCTTTGATCAGTCTCTTAGATTAA
- a CDS encoding RICIN domain-containing protein translates to MKRTIVRRFIASVWIGILIIAFNACNEKNSNGNAELLSALSSGSSFANGVNDGQGRLLSSNTYFHNEIFPPHWLQWTTDGSASIQSGNTFLTHGIRCDGRYCDNVNLLSTESGYTQTNSWWTDSFSEEGSNERICANNGFVTGLQCSGSYCDSIALRCSQLNNNGVRSSCYWTAPVSEESGGKFVAPESMYLAGVRCSGRYCDNKQLYLCQADNGGPSFDLDALAHQYAPRLRFDQETTTGSGDSSKCFPSDAQTYYEQRALGVAPNTLCNKNYSTIQNNQVPIHYMATKVGTNSVLIRYWFFYAWQSTCFASLGDHAADWESMAVLVVNGQMNRVAFYQHGGWYTKEPGTFETVGGTHPVGYVGKNAHGTFHDSGGSGGCLYFEDFRNPGGNDYHMDTWNNLTLLRRSGDAPPWMNCTGSGCFDGIGHPIEQTGELASMGGCGKDGCGKSSLGDNMPFINDPTGSDYSTIFVKHSGKVLDVPGANTGDSVNIDQYTNYGVDNERWMLESTGDNYFKISARHSGKCMDVKGASSANGTNVVQYSCGSGSNQRFQLLPYNDGTFSLQVKHSGQCLDIAGAALEDGANLIQWPCAWTDNEKFQFKR, encoded by the coding sequence ATGAAGAGAACAATTGTTAGGCGCTTTATCGCGTCTGTATGGATCGGGATTCTCATAATTGCGTTTAACGCGTGTAATGAGAAAAATTCAAATGGAAATGCGGAATTACTTTCGGCTTTGTCGAGCGGTTCTTCCTTTGCAAACGGAGTGAACGATGGTCAGGGGAGACTGCTCAGTTCCAATACCTATTTTCACAATGAGATCTTTCCTCCGCACTGGCTCCAGTGGACGACGGACGGTTCGGCTTCGATTCAGAGCGGTAATACGTTTTTGACTCACGGTATTCGTTGTGACGGAAGATACTGCGATAACGTAAATCTTCTGAGTACGGAATCCGGTTATACGCAGACCAATAGCTGGTGGACGGATTCTTTTTCGGAAGAAGGTTCAAACGAACGGATCTGTGCAAACAACGGTTTTGTCACAGGTCTTCAGTGTTCCGGAAGTTACTGCGATAGTATCGCGCTTCGATGTTCTCAACTAAACAACAACGGGGTTCGTTCCTCCTGTTATTGGACCGCGCCCGTCTCGGAAGAAAGCGGTGGAAAATTTGTCGCTCCCGAGTCCATGTATCTCGCCGGAGTAAGATGTTCCGGTCGTTATTGCGATAACAAACAACTCTATCTCTGTCAGGCGGATAACGGCGGACCTTCTTTTGATCTGGATGCTTTGGCTCATCAGTATGCGCCTCGTCTTCGTTTCGATCAAGAGACAACGACCGGATCGGGAGACTCGAGTAAATGTTTTCCAAGCGACGCACAAACCTATTACGAACAAAGAGCGTTAGGCGTTGCTCCGAACACTCTCTGTAATAAAAATTATTCTACGATTCAAAACAATCAGGTTCCGATTCATTATATGGCTACCAAGGTCGGAACGAATTCGGTTCTCATACGTTATTGGTTCTTTTATGCATGGCAGAGTACTTGTTTTGCAAGCTTAGGAGATCACGCGGCCGATTGGGAATCGATGGCGGTGTTAGTAGTAAACGGACAGATGAATCGGGTCGCATTCTATCAACACGGCGGATGGTATACAAAAGAACCCGGAACCTTTGAAACCGTAGGAGGTACACATCCCGTCGGTTACGTCGGAAAGAACGCACACGGAACGTTTCATGATTCGGGAGGATCCGGTGGTTGCCTCTACTTTGAAGACTTTCGAAATCCGGGCGGGAACGACTATCACATGGATACTTGGAATAACCTAACATTACTTAGACGATCTGGAGACGCCCCGCCCTGGATGAATTGTACCGGTTCCGGATGTTTTGACGGTATCGGACATCCGATTGAACAAACCGGAGAATTAGCATCGATGGGGGGTTGTGGTAAAGACGGATGTGGTAAGTCTTCGCTCGGAGATAATATGCCGTTTATCAACGATCCAACGGGCTCTGATTATTCGACGATCTTTGTAAAACACAGTGGAAAAGTTTTGGACGTTCCCGGAGCGAACACTGGCGATAGCGTCAACATCGATCAATACACAAATTACGGGGTAGACAATGAAAGGTGGATGTTAGAATCGACTGGAGATAATTATTTCAAAATCAGCGCGCGTCACAGCGGTAAGTGTATGGATGTAAAGGGCGCTTCGAGCGCGAACGGAACCAATGTGGTTCAGTATTCCTGCGGAAGCGGATCCAATCAAAGATTTCAGTTGCTCCCTTACAACGACGGAACCTTTTCCTTACAAGTAAAACACAGCGGCCAGTGTTTAGACATTGCCGGTGCGGCATTAGAAGACGGTGCAAACCTTATCCAATGGCCTTGCGCTTGGACCGATAACGAAAAGTTTCAGTTCAAACGTTAG